The following proteins come from a genomic window of Methanocella conradii HZ254:
- a CDS encoding RNA 2'-phosphotransferase, translating into MSIHRSISYSRIKVASMEMKEKVAEVRQCPRHGYFRGTQCKCGNTGRFVLSGFKAEKLGRIISGALRHFPGELGLSLDEHGWADVKDLEKAIVAKYPWVRGYHIEAMLDTDEKGRYERKGDKVRARYGHSIEVDLDYPEANFDTLYYGTSEEEADRLLEIGLKPVNQRYVHLSKSIEEAVKVACIRTEHPVIISVDARKAAESGVRIIDAGPVCLSTTIPPACLKIE; encoded by the coding sequence TTGAGTATTCACCGGAGCATTAGCTATAGCCGGATTAAGGTTGCGAGCATGGAGATGAAAGAGAAGGTCGCCGAGGTCAGGCAGTGCCCTAGGCACGGATACTTCAGAGGGACGCAATGCAAGTGCGGAAATACAGGCAGGTTTGTACTATCGGGCTTCAAGGCCGAAAAGCTTGGCCGTATAATATCTGGAGCGTTAAGGCACTTTCCTGGCGAGTTAGGTCTAAGCCTTGACGAGCATGGATGGGCCGACGTAAAAGACCTGGAAAAGGCGATAGTGGCGAAATACCCCTGGGTAAGAGGCTATCATATAGAAGCCATGCTCGATACGGATGAGAAAGGAAGGTATGAGAGGAAGGGCGATAAGGTCAGGGCAAGGTATGGGCACTCGATTGAGGTAGACCTCGACTACCCGGAGGCAAATTTTGACACCCTATATTATGGAACGAGCGAGGAGGAGGCAGACCGCCTGCTCGAGATAGGCTTAAAGCCGGTAAACCAGCGCTATGTGCACCTGAGCAAGTCAATAGAAGAAGCCGTGAAGGTCGCGTGCATACGCACCGAGCACCCCGTTATAATATCGGTTGATGCGAGGAAGGCCGCGGAGAGCGGAGTAAGGATCATAGACGCAGGGCCAGTTTGCCTGTCTACCACGATACCTCCGGCGTGCCTTAAGATTGAATGA
- the rtcA gene encoding RNA 3'-terminal phosphate cyclase, protein MPMTIDGSVGEGGGQILRMAIAFSAILGESIRVVNIRKNRPKPGLGIQHLKSIEALRNMVDASVEGLYPGSTEVVFTPGPIKSGEYRINMGTAGSITLALQSILPVAAFAPGPMTVDITGGTDVSWSPTYDYFKNVTLPAIGRFGFHVEASLISRGYYPAGGGRVRVYTKPAMLMGVETTKPMDGPVKGVSSSSRLPPHVAERQARAAKAYLIEHGFEADDVVLDVRSDASTGSSITLFRGMMGGSALGERGKPAEKVGVEAASFLAEELSSGAAVDSHLADQLIIYMALSDGQSMISTSHITDHTRSSIAIAEQMTGKKFTIRKNGVYVIQS, encoded by the coding sequence ATGCCCATGACGATAGACGGCTCAGTCGGCGAGGGAGGCGGCCAGATATTGCGCATGGCCATCGCGTTTTCAGCAATTTTGGGAGAGAGCATCCGGGTGGTCAACATACGCAAGAACCGCCCAAAACCGGGACTCGGCATACAACACCTAAAGTCTATCGAGGCGTTGAGAAACATGGTGGACGCAAGCGTTGAAGGGCTGTATCCTGGCTCGACAGAGGTCGTCTTTACTCCTGGCCCAATAAAGTCGGGCGAATATAGGATTAACATGGGCACGGCGGGTAGCATTACCCTGGCCTTACAGAGCATCTTGCCAGTAGCTGCCTTTGCCCCCGGCCCCATGACAGTGGACATAACAGGCGGCACCGACGTTAGCTGGTCCCCCACCTACGATTACTTTAAGAACGTAACGCTGCCAGCCATAGGAAGGTTCGGCTTTCACGTCGAGGCGTCATTGATAAGCAGGGGATATTATCCGGCTGGCGGAGGCAGGGTGAGAGTCTATACTAAGCCAGCCATGCTCATGGGAGTCGAAACGACGAAGCCCATGGACGGCCCTGTGAAGGGCGTATCGTCCTCTTCAAGGCTTCCACCGCATGTAGCAGAGAGACAGGCGAGGGCGGCTAAAGCCTACCTGATAGAGCACGGCTTCGAGGCCGATGACGTAGTGCTCGACGTACGTAGCGACGCATCCACCGGCTCGAGCATTACACTGTTTAGAGGCATGATGGGCGGCAGCGCCCTGGGCGAGAGGGGCAAGCCTGCAGAAAAGGTGGGCGTTGAGGCGGCCTCATTCCTCGCTGAAGAGCTAAGCTCGGGCGCAGCGGTGGACTCCCACCTGGCCGATCAGCTCATCATCTACATGGCCCTCTCGGACGGCCAATCCATGATATCGACGAGCCATATCACCGACCATACCCGCTCCAGCATCGCGATAGCAGAGCAGATGACCGGAAAAAAGTTCACCATAAGAAAAAACGGGGTTTACGTCATTCAATCTTAA
- a CDS encoding ArsR/SmtB family transcription factor, producing the protein MPSKNIARLLNNESNLRILEKLKEKPYYPRELAAEMKVSEPFVVRRLKAMEECGIVEGVWEAEGNRRVRRYYTKDVNIRLGRGGLEVTTEDVPLKRQINVKNELLGTAIRLPLVILLLIGVFMDIGLIIAALCLYFIWNAAIGYAFYRKFNLKTPLFSLAINLFIALLLAAMLAPDVVAGMPQEIVAIAMAIGAIFVLLALLYRSRFYQLEVDALFDSMEELMEELKNAPAHVRAFYLPSAIRWKANEYFGLI; encoded by the coding sequence GTGCCTTCAAAGAATATAGCCAGGCTCCTAAACAACGAGTCCAACCTCCGCATACTCGAAAAGCTCAAGGAAAAGCCGTATTACCCGAGAGAGCTCGCTGCAGAGATGAAAGTGAGCGAGCCATTCGTGGTGAGAAGGCTGAAGGCGATGGAAGAATGCGGCATCGTGGAGGGCGTATGGGAAGCCGAGGGAAACAGGCGCGTCAGGCGGTATTACACCAAAGATGTTAATATAAGGCTTGGCAGGGGTGGCCTTGAAGTCACGACGGAAGACGTGCCTCTAAAAAGGCAGATAAACGTTAAAAACGAGCTACTAGGGACCGCCATCAGGCTGCCACTAGTAATCCTACTACTCATCGGCGTTTTCATGGACATCGGCCTCATCATAGCCGCCCTTTGCCTTTATTTTATATGGAATGCGGCCATAGGCTATGCGTTCTACAGGAAATTCAATCTAAAAACGCCGCTGTTTTCTCTAGCCATAAACCTCTTTATAGCGCTATTGCTGGCAGCGATGCTGGCACCGGATGTCGTGGCAGGCATGCCGCAGGAGATCGTGGCGATAGCTATGGCGATTGGGGCCATTTTCGTTTTACTGGCCCTCCTCTACCGGTCACGGTTTTACCAGCTCGAGGTAGACGCACTCTTCGATAGCATGGAAGAGCTCATGGAAGAGCTAAAGAATGCACCGGCACACGTCAGGGCGTTCTACCTGCCCTCGGCCATCAGGTGGAAGGCCAACGAATACTTCGGGCTGATATAG
- a CDS encoding ArsR/SmtB family transcription factor — protein MFTRQRIRKVSTLKDDCEACIIHEEAVDRAKAKAKELDDTTIIRLSEIFKIMGDPTRLKIIHALSSGEMCVCDIAAALGMEHSAISHQLRLLRNTRLAKYRKQGKEAVYSLDDEHVLKLFSEGLEHARHG, from the coding sequence ATGTTCACTCGACAAAGAATCAGGAAGGTTAGCACGCTGAAGGACGACTGCGAGGCCTGCATCATTCATGAAGAGGCGGTAGACAGGGCGAAAGCGAAAGCAAAAGAGCTAGACGACACCACCATAATAAGGCTATCGGAGATATTCAAAATAATGGGAGACCCCACCCGGCTTAAGATCATCCACGCGCTATCCTCTGGAGAGATGTGCGTCTGCGACATCGCCGCCGCCCTGGGGATGGAGCACTCGGCCATATCGCACCAGCTCAGGCTTTTAAGGAACACGCGCCTCGCCAAGTATAGAAAGCAGGGCAAAGAGGCCGTATATTCTCTGGACGATGAGCACGTCCTCAAGCTCTTCAGCGAGGGGCTGGAGCATGCCAGGCACGGCTGA
- a CDS encoding heavy metal translocating P-type ATPase — translation MEHEKGTCGCDSCRDGDTVAEAQVCRIEPEGQGPPRKTDFKIDNLDCMDCAQKLEQRIAKQPGVISARLNFGTSTINIEHTGPTSALLDIIEQSGYHVSAENFKITEFEVKELDCIDCANKFEKAIQMAPGVIRATLNFSIGKLTVEHTCPVEEIIDAAHDIGYTITVAGVTKKESFVTRYRPMIVTVVSGLFTIAGFISGFLSAPSYVPIALYFMAIAIGGYHVAKSALYSLKTLTADMNLLMAIAVIGAMAIGQWEEGATVVVLFALGNALQSFTLDKTRDSIKELITLSPKEATVLRNGKGVKLNTGLINVGDVIVVKPGEKIPMDGVVIEGSSYVNQAPITGEPIPVEKMQGSEVYAGTINGNGALEIKVTKLAKDNTLSKIIHMVEEAQVHRAPTQVFLDRFTKYYTPAVIALAAGVAIIPTLMGQPLYPWLYRGLVLLVISCPCALVISTPVSIVAAIGSASRNGVLIKGGNYLEEIGRARAIAFDKTGTLTKGQPIVSDVITFDSYDRDEIIGIAASLESKSGHPLAQAILRAHHNRPTMPVTNFESITGKGIKGSIGGKEYSLGNIKMYESVGEDVLKTVNQLQEAGKTPVILGEGNKAMAVIAISDEIRPESRQLVSDLHKAGLKEVIMLTGDNRRMAKAIASDIGLDGYFADLLPEEKANIVRGIRKAHGNVIMVGDGVNDAPALVASNVGIAMGATGSDTALENADIALMANDLSKVDYTIRLGRRTLKIIKENVGFAIAIKALFIGLAILGVANLWMAVFADMGASLIVILNGMRLLHAHAG, via the coding sequence ATGGAACACGAAAAAGGTACATGCGGCTGTGACTCATGCCGCGACGGCGATACGGTGGCGGAAGCGCAGGTCTGCCGCATCGAGCCGGAGGGACAGGGGCCGCCCAGGAAAACGGATTTTAAGATCGACAACCTGGATTGCATGGACTGCGCACAAAAGCTGGAACAGCGCATCGCGAAGCAGCCGGGCGTAATATCCGCACGGCTCAACTTCGGCACCTCGACGATAAACATAGAGCACACGGGACCGACATCCGCTCTCCTGGACATAATCGAGCAGTCGGGATACCACGTATCGGCCGAGAATTTCAAGATAACCGAGTTCGAAGTGAAAGAGCTGGATTGTATCGATTGCGCTAATAAGTTCGAGAAGGCCATCCAGATGGCGCCCGGCGTCATCCGGGCCACCCTTAATTTCTCCATAGGCAAGCTCACGGTGGAGCACACATGCCCCGTAGAAGAGATAATAGATGCCGCTCACGATATTGGCTATACGATTACCGTTGCTGGCGTTACGAAAAAAGAATCGTTCGTAACCCGCTATAGGCCGATGATAGTCACAGTGGTATCCGGCCTTTTTACCATAGCCGGATTCATATCGGGCTTCTTGAGCGCGCCCTCATACGTCCCTATCGCTTTATACTTTATGGCCATCGCCATTGGAGGATACCATGTGGCGAAGAGCGCCCTGTACTCGTTAAAGACGCTGACGGCGGACATGAACCTGCTGATGGCCATCGCGGTCATCGGCGCAATGGCCATAGGCCAGTGGGAAGAGGGGGCGACCGTCGTCGTATTATTCGCGCTCGGGAACGCGCTGCAATCCTTTACGCTCGATAAGACGAGGGACTCTATAAAAGAGCTTATCACACTATCGCCGAAGGAGGCCACCGTGCTCAGGAATGGCAAGGGGGTAAAGCTAAACACCGGGCTCATCAACGTGGGCGACGTAATAGTCGTGAAGCCAGGCGAAAAGATACCCATGGACGGCGTGGTCATCGAGGGGTCATCTTACGTGAACCAGGCGCCGATCACGGGCGAGCCCATCCCCGTTGAAAAGATGCAGGGCAGCGAAGTCTATGCCGGAACCATTAATGGGAACGGCGCCCTGGAAATAAAAGTGACAAAGCTGGCAAAGGATAATACCCTGAGCAAGATCATCCATATGGTGGAAGAGGCGCAGGTTCATAGGGCCCCAACGCAGGTGTTCCTGGATAGGTTCACGAAGTATTATACGCCCGCCGTGATAGCCCTGGCGGCGGGGGTGGCCATCATACCCACACTGATGGGCCAGCCGCTCTATCCATGGCTTTACCGTGGCCTGGTACTGCTGGTCATATCATGCCCCTGCGCATTGGTCATATCCACTCCTGTCTCCATAGTGGCGGCGATCGGCAGCGCGTCTCGTAACGGGGTGCTCATCAAAGGCGGCAACTACCTTGAGGAGATAGGCAGGGCGAGGGCCATAGCGTTCGACAAGACAGGTACGCTGACGAAAGGCCAGCCCATCGTATCTGACGTCATCACCTTCGATTCCTATGACAGGGACGAGATCATCGGCATCGCTGCCTCGCTTGAGTCTAAGTCTGGCCATCCTCTCGCTCAGGCCATACTCAGGGCACACCATAATAGGCCCACCATGCCGGTCACTAATTTCGAGTCCATAACGGGTAAAGGCATTAAAGGCTCCATAGGCGGTAAGGAGTACAGCCTGGGCAACATCAAGATGTACGAGTCGGTCGGGGAGGACGTGCTAAAAACTGTAAACCAGCTACAGGAAGCCGGCAAGACGCCGGTCATCCTGGGCGAGGGCAACAAGGCGATGGCCGTCATCGCCATCTCTGACGAGATCAGGCCTGAGAGCAGGCAACTGGTGTCCGATCTGCATAAGGCAGGGCTTAAAGAGGTCATAATGCTCACCGGGGATAACAGGCGGATGGCTAAAGCAATAGCGAGCGACATCGGCCTGGACGGCTATTTTGCCGATTTGCTGCCTGAGGAAAAGGCGAACATCGTGAGAGGCATAAGGAAGGCCCACGGTAACGTCATCATGGTCGGCGACGGAGTAAATGACGCCCCGGCCCTGGTCGCGTCTAACGTGGGCATCGCTATGGGCGCCACCGGCTCGGACACGGCCCTGGAGAACGCCGACATTGCGCTAATGGCCAATGACCTCTCTAAGGTAGACTATACCATAAGGCTGGGGCGGCGGACGCTTAAAATAATAAAGGAGAACGTGGGCTTTGCCATCGCCATCAAGGCTCTCTTCATCGGCCTCGCCATCCTGGGCGTGGCGAACCTGTGGATGGCCGTGTTCGCGGACATGGGCGCCTCGCTCATAGTGATATTGAATGGCATGAGGCTCCTCCATGCCCATGCTGGATGA
- a CDS encoding MTH865 family protein, with the protein MTVRTELFKQITGALANAKFPIKTPEELLNAFPDGANTTCKAEGVKMTAGEACKLLKPGDFPFKTAGQVANTILERAGL; encoded by the coding sequence ATGACAGTAAGGACCGAATTGTTTAAACAAATAACAGGCGCGCTTGCGAACGCCAAATTCCCGATAAAGACGCCTGAGGAGCTACTGAACGCATTTCCGGATGGGGCCAACACGACATGTAAGGCCGAAGGAGTTAAAATGACCGCTGGTGAGGCGTGTAAGCTGCTCAAGCCCGGCGATTTCCCGTTCAAGACGGCGGGACAGGTCGCCAACACGATACTCGAAAGGGCCGGGCTTTGA
- a CDS encoding winged helix-turn-helix domain-containing protein, which translates to MMNKCKHASQEFQDIKKKLSEIQNDLKRFMEQSNRQQLELILASSRKDFSTAIVSHMIEDVEDGLDTHMVRRCDMRETCRAKFSEFLKNSAGLLQQDKVGDETIAKNKSELDALRATAPYKKCDICFSEVAALQEKQINLMKALQIYKSTEAKAPNISSIPEESIVDGILDPVSNKTRLQILKALYYEPKTFSALSELTGLRAGNLLFHLQKLLNSGMVIQRHEGGDYMITDKGYKVLTMITYYVNTLQ; encoded by the coding sequence ATGATGAATAAATGCAAACATGCCAGCCAGGAATTCCAGGACATTAAAAAGAAGCTCTCGGAAATCCAAAACGACCTGAAGCGTTTCATGGAGCAATCCAATAGGCAGCAGCTCGAATTGATTTTGGCCAGCTCGCGGAAAGACTTCTCCACTGCCATTGTCAGCCACATGATCGAAGACGTGGAGGATGGCCTCGACACTCATATGGTCAGGCGATGCGACATGCGTGAAACGTGCAGGGCAAAATTCAGCGAATTTTTAAAAAATAGCGCAGGACTTCTTCAGCAGGATAAGGTCGGCGACGAGACGATCGCAAAAAATAAGTCAGAGCTGGACGCATTAAGGGCTACTGCCCCGTATAAAAAATGCGATATCTGCTTTTCCGAGGTAGCGGCTCTCCAGGAAAAACAGATTAACCTGATGAAGGCCCTACAAATATATAAATCAACTGAGGCCAAGGCCCCGAACATATCGTCTATTCCCGAAGAGAGTATAGTAGACGGCATCCTGGATCCGGTATCCAATAAGACGAGGCTCCAGATCCTGAAAGCCTTATACTATGAGCCAAAGACCTTCTCGGCTTTATCCGAGCTTACCGGGCTCAGGGCGGGTAACCTCCTCTTTCACCTCCAGAAGCTGCTCAATAGTGGTATGGTTATCCAGCGCCATGAAGGCGGAGACTACATGATCACAGATAAAGGATACAAAGTATTGACCATGATCACTTATTACGTGAATACCCTCCAATAA
- a CDS encoding cupredoxin domain-containing protein, translating to MRMSKIAGLSVLIAVLMLYAILEASQGQTPAQVTIKNFAFEPGTVTITRGSTVTWANQDTTTHTVKFGDEESKPLGKGQTYSKAFDTPGTFDYACGLHPSMKGKVIVK from the coding sequence ATGAGGATGTCAAAAATAGCGGGATTATCCGTGCTAATAGCGGTTTTAATGCTTTACGCTATCCTGGAGGCCTCGCAGGGCCAGACTCCGGCACAGGTGACGATAAAAAATTTCGCCTTTGAGCCCGGAACGGTTACGATTACCAGGGGCAGCACGGTAACATGGGCCAATCAGGACACGACAACGCACACGGTAAAGTTCGGCGATGAAGAATCTAAGCCCCTCGGTAAAGGACAAACGTACTCCAAGGCATTTGATACTCCAGGTACTTTCGACTATGCTTGCGGCCTGCATCCTTCCATGAAGGGCAAAGTAATAGTAAAATGA
- the msrB gene encoding peptide-methionine (R)-S-oxide reductase MsrB, translating to MMKDEKAIFAGGCFWCIEAAFKNVPGVIRVISGYTGGQKENPTYEEVSTGKTGHYEAVEVTYDPSIVSYGELLDVFWRQIDPTDAEGQFSDRGSQYRTAIFYLNEEQRRMAEESRERLKECGVGPIATQVLKARKFYPAEEYHQGYSEKEASRYESYKYASGRAPFIERFWKNKPSICPIRAKMARFSKPSRDDLKKKLMPMQYEVTQENATEPPFQNEFWGEHREGIYVDIVSGEPLFSSKDKFDSGCGWPSFTRPLEEGNIVEKVDKSHGMLRTEARSKHADSHLGHVFDDGPGPTGKHYCINSAALRFVPKEDLEKEGYGEYKKLF from the coding sequence ATGATGAAAGATGAGAAGGCGATATTCGCTGGCGGCTGTTTCTGGTGCATTGAGGCGGCATTTAAAAATGTGCCGGGAGTCATAAGAGTGATTTCCGGCTATACGGGTGGACAGAAGGAAAACCCGACGTATGAGGAGGTGTCGACGGGCAAGACCGGGCACTACGAGGCCGTCGAGGTCACGTATGACCCTTCAATCGTCTCATATGGAGAGCTTCTTGACGTTTTTTGGCGGCAGATAGACCCTACCGATGCCGAAGGACAGTTCTCGGACAGGGGGTCCCAGTACAGGACCGCCATATTTTATCTTAACGAAGAGCAGAGGCGGATGGCGGAAGAATCCAGGGAAAGGCTGAAGGAATGTGGCGTTGGGCCGATAGCGACGCAGGTCTTGAAAGCCAGGAAATTTTACCCGGCCGAAGAGTACCATCAAGGCTATTCAGAGAAGGAGGCGAGCCGGTATGAAAGCTATAAATATGCTTCGGGCAGGGCCCCGTTCATAGAGCGATTCTGGAAGAACAAGCCTAGCATATGTCCGATAAGGGCCAAGATGGCCCGATTTTCTAAGCCTTCCAGGGATGACCTCAAGAAAAAGCTCATGCCCATGCAGTATGAGGTCACCCAGGAAAACGCCACCGAGCCGCCCTTCCAAAACGAGTTCTGGGGTGAGCACAGGGAAGGGATATACGTGGACATCGTATCGGGCGAGCCTCTTTTCAGCTCGAAGGATAAGTTTGACTCGGGATGCGGGTGGCCCAGCTTCACCAGGCCTCTTGAGGAGGGGAATATTGTGGAAAAAGTTGATAAGAGCCACGGCATGTTGAGGACGGAAGCGAGGAGTAAGCATGCGGACTCACACCTCGGCCACGTATTCGACGACGGCCCCGGGCCGACCGGCAAGCATTATTGCATAAACTCGGCCGCCCTCCGATTCGTCCCAAAGGAAGACCTGGAGAAAGAGGGATACGGAGAGTACAAAAAGCTTTTCTGA
- a CDS encoding GTPBP1 family GTP-binding protein: MNKLELESLVSAGETSNIEFKEFLNEETHLNSRRMENLSCQMRHRILAGNGKALYVIGVTDAGSMKGLSREEFDETVLVLKNIAMKIDADVTAVEEYRVDGGLVGLVSIENNVKSGEHLLIGTAGHVDHGKSTLVGALVTGTKDDGAGKTRIYLDVLPHEIARGLSADLSYAVYGIKGKDIIHLKNPLNKRESASVVAESDKIISFVDTVGHEPWLRTTIRGIVGQKLDYGLLVVAANDGVTHITREHLGILLAMDLPVIIAMTKIDLATPKQIKNTEASIHTTLRLVGKVPYRVKSIEDVETIVSKVPEGVVVPIIHTSSVTREGYDILERLMFRLPKRNLQSKEPFEMYIDRIYQVESVGVVVSGTIKQGIVMQNDPLYLGPMADGSFKKVRVQSIEMHHYRVNKAIAGDIVGIAIKGMKASDISRGMILSKREPVAVQEFDAEIAILNHPTRIGVGYEPVIHMETICEAVKIVGLEKRYMMAGERGKARIRFKFRPYAVVPGQKFIFREGKSKGIGRVIGV; encoded by the coding sequence ATGAACAAGCTCGAGCTCGAGTCCCTGGTATCGGCGGGAGAGACCTCAAACATCGAGTTCAAGGAATTCCTGAACGAGGAGACCCATCTTAATTCAAGGCGCATGGAGAACCTCTCCTGCCAGATGAGGCACCGCATCCTCGCGGGCAATGGCAAGGCCCTTTATGTTATAGGCGTCACTGACGCGGGGAGCATGAAGGGGCTATCCAGGGAAGAGTTTGACGAGACAGTGCTAGTCTTAAAGAACATAGCGATGAAGATAGACGCAGACGTCACGGCGGTCGAGGAGTACAGGGTGGATGGAGGGCTCGTAGGGCTTGTATCTATTGAGAATAACGTGAAGTCGGGTGAGCATCTTTTAATCGGGACCGCGGGCCATGTGGATCATGGCAAGAGCACGCTCGTGGGCGCGCTCGTGACGGGGACGAAAGATGACGGAGCGGGAAAGACGAGGATATACCTTGACGTTTTGCCACACGAGATAGCAAGGGGGCTGTCGGCCGACCTTTCCTATGCCGTATATGGCATCAAGGGAAAGGATATCATTCACCTTAAGAATCCCCTGAACAAGCGAGAGAGCGCCAGCGTCGTGGCGGAATCCGATAAGATCATATCCTTTGTGGACACGGTCGGCCATGAGCCCTGGCTGCGAACCACCATAAGGGGCATTGTCGGGCAGAAGCTCGACTACGGGCTGCTCGTGGTGGCCGCGAATGACGGCGTCACTCACATTACCCGCGAGCACCTGGGGATTCTGCTGGCGATGGACCTGCCGGTTATAATCGCGATGACCAAGATCGACCTGGCCACGCCAAAACAAATAAAAAACACTGAGGCGAGCATCCACACAACCCTGAGGCTAGTCGGCAAGGTCCCTTACCGTGTGAAGTCGATTGAGGACGTGGAAACCATAGTCAGTAAAGTGCCTGAAGGCGTAGTCGTGCCGATCATCCATACTTCATCGGTGACCAGGGAGGGCTATGATATCCTCGAGCGCCTCATGTTCAGGCTGCCTAAGAGGAATTTGCAGAGCAAGGAGCCCTTCGAGATGTACATAGACCGCATCTACCAGGTGGAAAGCGTGGGAGTGGTCGTGAGTGGCACCATAAAGCAGGGTATCGTCATGCAAAACGACCCCTTATATTTAGGGCCGATGGCTGATGGCTCATTCAAAAAGGTAAGGGTGCAGTCCATCGAGATGCATCATTACCGCGTGAACAAGGCCATAGCCGGCGACATCGTGGGCATAGCCATTAAAGGCATGAAGGCTTCGGATATTTCCCGCGGCATGATACTGTCTAAGCGGGAGCCCGTGGCGGTGCAGGAGTTCGATGCAGAGATCGCCATTTTGAATCATCCTACCCGCATTGGCGTCGGCTATGAGCCGGTCATTCACATGGAGACCATCTGTGAGGCGGTCAAGATCGTGGGACTGGAAAAGCGCTATATGATGGCGGGCGAGCGCGGGAAAGCGCGGATACGTTTTAAGTTCAGGCCCTACGCGGTGGTGCCTGGCCAGAAGTTCATTTTCAGGGAAGGTAAGAGTAAGGGCATCGGCCGCGTCATAGGCGTGTGA
- a CDS encoding NUDIX hydrolase encodes MATRFIVGCGTVTRDEKGRFLLVRQMGGYWKGQWIFPGGKLELGETLEQCARREFKEETGCDINIKRQIGAYTSYDPHTELEKQVVLIYFLGNGLIGNPSAGEGVTDTGWFTLAEIETMAKNGQTPELILKVAKAAIK; translated from the coding sequence ATGGCGACTCGATTCATCGTGGGATGCGGGACAGTCACGCGAGACGAGAAAGGCAGGTTCCTGCTGGTAAGGCAGATGGGCGGCTACTGGAAAGGCCAATGGATATTCCCTGGCGGCAAGCTCGAGCTAGGAGAGACGCTGGAACAGTGCGCCAGGCGCGAGTTCAAAGAAGAGACGGGCTGCGACATCAATATAAAAAGGCAGATAGGCGCCTATACGTCCTATGATCCTCATACGGAGCTCGAAAAGCAGGTCGTCCTAATATATTTCCTGGGCAACGGCCTCATAGGCAACCCGTCAGCCGGAGAGGGCGTCACCGACACGGGCTGGTTCACGCTCGCAGAGATAGAGACAATGGCCAAAAATGGGCAAACACCCGAGCTCATATTAAAAGTAGCAAAAGCCGCCATAAAATAA
- a CDS encoding non-histone chromosomal MC1 family protein, with protein MVAKEGREKRNFGLINEKGEEIGTYTGAQPRDAALKVANRGITNIVLREKGTKKLHYFIGKRELVPVPKNAPAWIQNAAKANKGKIYKANVEKVGTAQLKYVKLDRNDKSLFKVPKKEGKKK; from the coding sequence ATGGTAGCTAAAGAAGGCAGGGAAAAGAGAAACTTTGGATTGATTAACGAGAAAGGCGAAGAGATCGGCACCTACACCGGCGCACAGCCCAGGGATGCAGCGCTTAAAGTGGCAAATCGCGGCATAACCAACATCGTGCTAAGGGAGAAGGGCACCAAGAAGCTACACTATTTCATCGGAAAGAGGGAGCTCGTGCCCGTGCCGAAGAACGCCCCTGCCTGGATCCAGAACGCGGCAAAAGCCAATAAGGGCAAGATATATAAGGCGAACGTCGAGAAGGTCGGCACCGCCCAGCTTAAGTACGTGAAGCTCGACAGGAATGACAAGTCGCTGTTCAAGGTGCCCAAGAAGGAAGGCAAGAAGAAGTAA